In Puntigrus tetrazona isolate hp1 chromosome 18, ASM1883169v1, whole genome shotgun sequence, one genomic interval encodes:
- the si:ch211-136a13.1 gene encoding HHIP-like protein 1, producing the protein MTVRRALCFLSLGLVLVVPQQGDAHPQCLDYKPPFQPPEPLLFCKEYAKFGCCDLDRDNQISQRFYQIMDYFDHTGFMACGKFIRSILCQECSPYAAHLYDAEDANTPMRQLPGLCGNYCEDFWLHCRYTLSLLINNNETYAIEEDRSKFCKYLELKDPEYCYPNVLSNAELNANLGDVKADPQGCIQLCLEEAANGLRNPVAMVHANDGTHRFFVAEQLGYVWTYLANGSRIDRPFLNLTRAVLTSPWAGDERGFLCIALHPRFTKVKKAYVYYSVSVKKQEKIRISEFLVSDSDMNMLDHSSERTLLEVDEPASNHNGGQLLFGLDGYLYIFIGDGGRAGDPFGKFGNSQNKSALLGKVLRIDVDNNDYGAPYSIPPDNPFVGETDARPEIYAYGVRNMWRCSVDRGDALGAQGRGRMLCGDVGQNKYEEVDLIEKGGNYGWRAKEGFSCYDKKLCSNSSLNDILPIFAYPHKIGKSVTGGYVYRGCQMPNLNGLYIFGDFMSGRLMSLKENPESGKWSYKEICMGADKTCSFPKLINSYYKYIISFGEDEAGELYFLATGAASATARAGVVYKIVDPSRRAPPGKCNFKPNPVTVKGKLIHFSPKEEYVINKKPSTTAIPKPKPTKASATPRPRAPQTTVRPSTAQPLRATPRPRPPSLTTPRPAYWTTPAKTTGRPGKRGRGKPRRKGERRGRPRAGTARLVSADGRRDRGRVEVFARGEWGTVCDDLFNIQAAAVVCRQMGFPVALRVAKRAELGPGGVGVRILLDDVECDGNERTLLHCKHPKLGKNNCSHDEDVGVVCGHYERAAE; encoded by the exons ATGACAGTGCGGAGAGCtctctgctttctctctctgggtTTGGTTCTGGTGGTCCCTCAGCAGGGAGATGCCCACCCACAGTGCCTGGACTACAAGCCTCCGTTCCAGCCTCCGGAGCCCCTGCTCTTCTGCAAGGAGTACGCCAAATTTGGATGCTGTGACTTGGACAGGGATAACCAAATCTCCCAGCGCTTCTATCAGATCATGGACTACTTCGATCACACTGGATTCATGGCCTGTGGGAAGTTCATCCGCAGCATTCTGTGCCAG GAGTGCTCTCCGTACGCAGCGCATCTTTACGATGCGGAAGACGCAAACACCCCGATGCGACAGCTTCCGGGCCTCTGCGGGAACTACTGCGAGGACTTCTGGCTCCACTGCCGCTACACGCTCAGCCTTCTGATCAACAACAACGAGACGTACGCTATCGAAGAAGACCGGAGCAAGTTCTGCAAATATCTGGAGCTGAAAGACCCCGAGTACTGCTACCCAAACGTCCTCTCCAACGCCGAGCTCAACGCTAACCTGGGAGACGTGAAGGCCGATCCGCAGGGATGCATTCAGCTGTGTCTGGAAGAAGCGGCCAATGGGCTTCGCAATCCGGTGGCGATGGTGCACGCTAACGACGGCACGCACCGCTTCTTCGTGGCGGAGCAGCTGGGATACGTGTGGACTTACCTGGCCAACGGTTCTCGGATCGACCGGCCCTTCCTCAACCTGACCAGGGCGGTGCTGACCTCACCTTGGGCCGGAGACGAGCGAGGGTTTCTCTGCATCGCCCTGCACCCTCGATTCACCAAGGTGAAAAAGGCCTACGTTTACTACTCGGTGTCTGTGAAGAAGCAGGAGAAGATTCGCATCAGTGAGTTTCTTGTGTCTGATTCGGATATGAATATGCTGGATCACTCGTCAGAGAG GACACTTCTAGAAGTTGATGAGCCTGCATCAAACCACAACGGAGGTCAGCTGCTGTTTGGATTGGATGGATATCTGTACATCTTCATAGGAGACGGCGGCAGAGCAGGAGACCCGTTTGGAAAGTTTGGGAATTCTCAAAACAA GTCCGCTCTTCTAGGCAAGGTCCTGCGAATCGACGTAGACAACAATGACTACGGCGCCCCCTACAGCATCCCACCGGATAATCCTTTCGTGGGAGAGACGGATGCTCGGCCAGAGATCTACGCCTATGGTGTGAGGAACATGTGGAGGTGCTCGGTCGACCGGGGCGACGCGCTCGGCGCTCAGGGACGAGGCAGGATGCTCTGCGGAGACGTCGGGCAGAATAAATACGAGGAGGTGGATCTCATCGAAAAAGGAGGGAACTACGGATGGAGGGCAAAGGAGGGCTTCTCCTGTTATGACAAGAAACTCTGCAGCAACTCATCACTCA ACGATATCCTTCCGATTTTTGCTTACCCACATAAAATCGGAAAGTCGGTCACCGGCGGCTACGTCTACAGAGGCTGCCAGATGCCCAATCTCAACGGCCTCTACATCTTTGGGGATTTTATGAGTGG GCGGCTGATGTCTCTGAAGGAGAACCCCGAGAGCGGAAAGTGGAGCTATAAGGAGATCTGCATGGGCGCCGACAAGACGTGCAGTTTCCCTAAACTGATAAACAGCTACTACAAGTACATCATATCGTTCGGTGAAGATGAGGCAG gtgagcTGTACTTTCTTGCGACCGGAGCGGCCAGCGCCACCGCCAGGGCAGGAGTCGTCTATAAGATAGTGGACCCCTCCAG gAGGGCTCCTCCGGGAAAATGCAACTTCAAGCCCAATCCGGTCACCGTAAAGGGCAAACTGATTCATTTCAGTCCTAAAGAAG AATACGtaataaacaaaaaaccctCAACGACCGCCATTCCCAAACCAAAACCCACCAAAGCCAGCGCGACGCCTCGACCGCGAGCACCACAGACCACCGTCCGGCCGTCTACAGCGCAGCCGCTCCGAGCGACCCCGCGGCCCCGACCTCCGTCCCTGACCACCCCCAGACCGGCCTACTGGACCACGCCGGCCAAAACCACCGGCCGCCCGGGCAAACGAGGCCGAGGCAAGCCCAGGAGGAAAGGGGAGAGGAGAGGCCGCCCTCGGGCCGGGACGGCGAGGCTGGTCAGCGCGGACGGACGCAGGGACCGCGGCCGAGTGGAGGTCTTCGCTCGGGGCGAATGGGGCACGGTGTGCGACGACCTGTTCAACATACAGGCCGCGGCGGTGGTCTGCAGGCAGATGGGGTTTCCCGTGGCTCTGAGGGTGGCCAAGAGGGCCGAGCTCGGGCCGGGAGGCGTCGGCGTCCGAATCCTGCTGGACGACGTGGAGTGCGACGGAAACGAACGAACTCTGCTGCACTGCAAACACCCCAAGCTGGGCAAAAACAACTGCTCTCACGACGAGGACGTAGGGGTGGTCTGTGGCCATTACGAGCGTGCAGCGGAGTGA